A stretch of Pomacea canaliculata isolate SZHN2017 linkage group LG6, ASM307304v1, whole genome shotgun sequence DNA encodes these proteins:
- the LOC112566566 gene encoding uncharacterized protein LOC112566566 has protein sequence MFFSISVAAHSLLESGHCLEAIDYLHKFLEDFTACTSILVESIAYRLLAECYSRQGFHHLAAKTLHHSLKVNPNDIAALYAISQQYKTLQQTESEIECLHLYMKALEEEKDGGKQLCYLPLLEELLLDTVTHSSQLSVEQAFYNFGNRLAELSRHSEASEWYMGLIQKYESKRHHSSCADYLPDFLTICQEASKNLLLANKNEECLFLCNKVLTAFDCGFMSGIDMCEEDFPVISFLEREDMEARQETRTSCQRKRRLSADRQDTEQEQLAWKRMKNSALILACRADAEIMLGNWTAAVQDLTRAIDQLLKYPHATKNAAAEICRSDFALTQSLTPQPKRPRQISDSGDDRESHLSVDSAQSDDWSKMTSTICVKLADALSRQQEDRQALHFSRLAVQMCPGEESALYFLCSSLQRLNRNEEGYQDWLQSRSLPHHTGSVRVQTLLEQRQEELRSTACEVGRNTHHLGHVTDMDKIRLDVSCLQTLLSVRQGR, from the exons ATGTTTTTCAGTATTTCTGTGGCAGCTCATTCTTTACTGGAGAGTGGTCACTGCCTGGAAGCTAttgattatttacacaaatttctTGAGGATTTCACAGCTTGCACAAGTATCCTTGTGGAGTCCATCGCTTACAGACTCTTGGCAGAATGCTACTCAAGACAG GGCTTTCACCATTTAGCTGCGAAGACACTGCATCATTCACTTAAAGTCAATCCCAATGACattgctgccctgtatgccatttcTCAGCAGTATAAAACACTACAACAAACAGAATCAGAAATAGAGTGCCTCCACCTGTACATGAAG GCTTTGGAGGAAGAAAAGGATGGAGGCAAACAACTTTGTTATTTGCCACTGCTTGAGGAGCTGTTGCTTGACACTGTCACTCACAGCAGTCAACTGAGTGTAGAACAggcattttataattttggcAACCGCCTAGCAGAGCTTAGCAG ACACAGTGAAGCATCTGAATGGTACATGGGTCTCATACAGAAGTATGAG AGTAAGAGACACCACAGTTCTTGTGCAGACTATCTTCCAGACTTTTTGACAATCTGTCAAGAAGCATCCAAGAATCTTTTGCTAGCCAACAAAAATGAGGAATGCCTATTTCTTTGCAATAAGGTTTTGACAGCATTTGACTGTGGATTTATGTCTGGCATTGACATGTGTGAAGAAGACTTTCCTGTGATTTCTTTCCTGGAGAGGGAGGACATGGAAGCAAGGCAGGAGACAAGGACAAGCTGCCAGCGCAAGAGGCGATTAAGTGCAGACAGACAAGATACAGAGCAAGAGCAACTAGCATGGAAGAGAATGAAAAATTCTGCCCTGATCTTGGCTTGTCGAGCAGATGCAGAGATCATGCTGGGGAACTGGACTGCTGCTGTGCAGGATCTGACAAG GGCCATTGATCAACTTCTGAAATATCCACATGCTACCAAAAACGCAGCAGCAGAAATTTGCAGATCAGATTTTGCGTTGACCCAGTCCTTGACACCACAACCCAAACGACCTCGTCAGATCTCTGATAGTGGAG ACGACCGTGAAAGCCATCTCAGCGTGGATTCTGCGCAAAGTGACGACTGGAGCAAAATGACCAGTACGATCTGCGTCAAACTGGCCGACGCATTGTCCAGACAACAGGAGGACCGCCAAGCACTTCACTTTTCCCGCCTAGCTGTCCAGATGTGTCCAG GGGAAGAGAGCGCACTCTATTTCTTGTGCTCGAGCCTGCAGCGCTTGAACCGAAACGAAGAAGGTTACCAGGACTGGCTCCAGAGTCGTAGCCTCCCGCACCATACGGGGTCGGTGCGTGTGCAGACCTTGTTGGAACAGCGACAGGAGGAGCTAAG GTCCACCGCTTGCGAGGTCGGGAGGAACACCCATCACCTGGGACACGTTACTGACATGGACAAGATTCGCCTCGATGTCTCATGTTTGCAAACTCTGCTCAGCGTCAGGCAAGGCAGGTGA
- the LOC112565523 gene encoding uncharacterized protein LOC112565523, with translation MTSSREKFFYTRTLCCLLKSLEGVETEIELRNDSSVKGIIETVSSAMSVTMRNCVLTFGDRRKFFQNLFIQGRKIRMVFVPDDINMIQAMQQTISRFNVQFQGRKEFLKPRRQGRSRGSSRGRGGVFCGKLSGTHHTFVAGNADVNAQIYGLKDINTLTGASDMHKGCVSASQLNTNDGAAEQRGKDSEAIKSKSDSNIQDILKQMAYNTTEPEQEQTLHSGVREVYLKQLASASGEQPRHAETIRAAVHQPYMSPQSRKADQSFSLKLQDTRDSQFGRHSSHKSSVPLSSQECSTENTNIPQDTIILLKWTLNNQE, from the coding sequence ATGACTAGCTCGAGAGAAAAGTTTTTCTACACGAGGACTCTGTGCTGTCTTTTAAAATCGCTAGAAGGCGTTGAGACGGAAATAGAGCTTAGAAATGATTCATCTGTTAAAGGGATTATTGAGACTGTTTCGTCTGCAATGAGTGTTACCATGCGGAATTGTGTGCTGACATTTGGCGACCGACGaaaattttttcaaaatctttttatccAAGGAAGAAAAATTCGTATGGTCTTTGTGCCTGACGACATAAACATGATACAAGCTATGCAGCAGACGATAAGTAGATTTAATGTACAGTTTCAAGGACGTAAAGAGTTTCTGAAACCACGGAGGCAAGGTAGAAGCCGGGGATCAAGCAGAGGACGGGGTGGTGTATTTTGTGGTAAGTTAAGTGGCACTCATCACACCTTTGTTGCTGGAAATGCTGATGTGAATGCGCAAATCTATGGTTTGAAAGACATAAACACATTGACTGGTGCTTCTGACATGCACAAAGGATGTGTTTCAGCTTCACAACTTAATACAAATGACGGTGCTGCAGAGCAGCGAGGCAAAGATTCAGAAGCAATCAAGTCAAAAAGCGATAGTAATATTCaggatattttaaaacagatggCGTATAATACTACAGAGCCAGAGCAAGAACAAACTTTACATTCAGGTGTGAGAGAGGTTTATCTCAAACAACTTGCATCTGCCTCAGGTGAGCAGCCACGCCATGCAGAAACTATCCGAGCAGCTGTCCACCAACCATATATGTCTCCTCAAAGCAGAAAAGCTGATcaatcattttcattaaaactaCAAGATACTAGAGACAGCCAGTTTGGTAGGCATTCCAGCCATAAGTCTTCTGTTCCACTATCTTCTCAAGAATGCTcaactgaaaacacaaacattcctCAAGACACTATTATTCTCCTGAAGTGGACATTAAACAATCAAGAATAG
- the LOC112565522 gene encoding LOW QUALITY PROTEIN: cytochrome b-245 heavy chain-like (The sequence of the model RefSeq protein was modified relative to this genomic sequence to represent the inferred CDS: deleted 1 base in 1 codon): protein MIINIGLFVGTFFQYKNGIGYFYLRELVGDSLSWARASAACLNFNCMLVLLPVCRNLVSYIRGACSCCHNHVRRTLDKGITYHKYIAYMICLHTIIHVAAHYFNFERLLESHSADNIKGILSRWPTSPNGSWVNPIRTANTDPSRELFKTVSGVTGVVITLCLVLIMSSSTEIIRRSYFEVFWYTHHLFIIFFIGFVIHGVERIIHQQSNTDEHNPEKCSLQTETWGKLPCPDPEFIGSGPFSWAWVLGPFILYTVERVIRLYRSLQRVVITKVISHPSRVFELQMKRKGFFARPGQYIFLHCPSISQLEWHPFTLTSAPHEDHFSVHIRRVGDWTEELAKACHVDEGEFQEASKMPRLALDGPFGTSSEDFMDYDVTVLIGAGIGVTPFASILKHIWNVYCDPKCNMPLKHVYLFWVCPDMHAFEWFRQLLQSLESQMSEQGNHNFMSHSIYLTRGWDSQQAKNIMLHDRESGLDPITGLQQKTHYGRPQWDRIFTSLAEAHPQSKIGVFFCGPGELSTVLHKLCNRHSTIQGATFYYNKEHF, encoded by the exons ATGATTATCAATATTGGTCTCTTTGTTGGTACATTTTTCCAGTACAAAAATGGTATAGGCTACTTTTATCTGCGTGAACTGGTTGGT GATTCCCTTTCCTGGGCACGTGCCAGTGCAGCCTGCCTGAACTTCAACTGCATGCTAGTGCTTCTTCCTGTTTGCCGTAATCTTGTATCATACATTCGAGGGGCATGTTCG TGCTGTCACAACCATGTTCGGCGTACTCTGGACAAGGGGATTACCTACCATAAATATATTGCGTACATGATCTGTCTGCATACAA TTATACATGTTGCTGCTcactattttaattttgagcGCCTGTTGGAGTCACATTCTGCTGACAACATCAAAGGAATTTTAAGTCGCTGGCCCACTTCACCTAATGGTTCCTGGGTCAATCCAATCCGTACAGCAAACACG GATCCTTCCCGGGAATTATTTAAGACTGTGTCAGGTGTTACTGGTGTTGTTATTACCCTTTGTCTTGTTCTCATAATGTCTTCATCAACAGAAATTATCAG ACGCTCATACTTTGAAGTGTTTTGGTACACCCACCacttgttcattattttttttattggttttgtcATCCATGGAGTTGA GAGAATCATCCATCAACAAAGCAATACAGATGAACACAACCCAGAGAAATGTTCACTACAAACAGAAACCTGGGGCAAGCTGCCTTGTCCAGACCCTGAGTTCATTGGCTCAGGACCCTTT AGCTGGGCTTGGGTACTGGGTCCTTTCATCTTATACACTGTTGAACGTGTAATTCGCCTGTATAGGAGCTTACAGCGAGTGGTCATCACGAAG GTCATCAGTCATCCATCTCGAGTTTTTGAACTGCAGATGAAGAGGAAAGGGTTCTTTGCACGCCCAGGACAGTATATTTTTTTGCACTGCCCAAGCATTTCCCAGCTTGAGTGGCATCCTTTCACTCTGACCTCG GCACCACATGAGGATCATTTCTCAGTGCACATCCGCAGAGTAGGAGACTGGACAGAGGAACTGGCCAAAGCTTGTCATGTAGATGAGGGTGAATTTCAGGAGGCTTCAAAAATGCCCAG GTTAGCATTGGATGGACCTTTTGGAACATCATCTGAG GATTTTATGGATTATGATGTGACTGTGTTAATTGGTGCTGGAATAGGTGTCACACCTTTTGCATCTATTCTCAAGCATATTTG gaatgtaTACTGTGAT CCAAAATGCAATATGCCACTGAAGCATGTTTACCTTTTTTGGGTCTGCCCAGATATGCATGCTTTTGAGTGGTTTCGACAGCTTCTGCAATCTCTTGAGAGCCAAATGTCAGAACAGGGCAACCATAACTTCATGTCTCATAGCATTTACCTTACAAGAGGCTGGGATTCACAACAG GCCAAGAACATAATGTTGCATGACCGAGAATCAGGGCTGGACCCCATCACAGGGCTACAACAGAAGACACACTATGGTCGTCCTCAGTGGGATCGTATTTTTACTTCTCTGGCAGAAGCACATCCACA ATCCAAAATTGGAGTATTTTTCTGCGGACCAGGTGAGCTGTCAACTGTTTTACATAAACTGTGCAACAGGCATTCCACCATCCAAGGAGCAACTTTCTACTACAACAAGGAACACTTTTAA